The Streptomyces kanamyceticus DNA segment CGGCTTCTCCCAGACCGAGACGTGTCCGCCGCTCTCGGCGGTGAAGGGGGCCCGCGACCAGTCCGCCCAGCGGTGGCGCAGTCGCAGTCCGGCGAGACGGGCCATCAGGTCGAGCTCGGCGGGCCACACGTACCGGAAGGGTGTGGAGGAGTGCTCGGCCTGCCCGTCGACGAGCGTGACGTAGTGCGAAGTCATCGCCTGCGTGGCGACGTCGTAGGTGTCGACCCCCCACTGCGTCGGGCTGATGTGGAACGGCACGTCGGTCTGCCCCGGGGGCAGCTTGCGGAGCTCGGGGACCCCCGCTTCCACCACGAAGGTGCCGCTGGGCAGCAGATGGTCGGCGGCGTTGTGGAAGCAGGCCACCTGGGCGTCCTGCGTCGTCAGGCAGTTGATGGTGTTGAAGACCAGGTAGGCGAGGGAGAAGGCGCCCGCAACGCGGGTCGTCGCGAAGTCGCCGATCGTCACGCCCACGGCGTCGCCGCCCGGCTTGGCCCGCAGTCTGGTCACCATGGCCCGGGACATGTCGATGCCGTGCACCGGTACCCCGCGCGCGGCCAGCGGCAGTGCGATCCGACCGGTCCCGATGCCGAGTTCGACGGCCTGCCCGTCACCGGCGAGCCCGGCGAGCACATCGACCGTCGGGCTCACCACCTCCGGCCTGAACCTGTGCGCTACGAAGTCCTCGTAGGTGGCCGCGGTGCTCTCTCCGAAGTAACCGTCGTCATCAGCCATCCGGAGACCGTACCTTTCGCTTCCGGGCGGACGCGTCCGAATATCCGGCGGCC contains these protein-coding regions:
- a CDS encoding methyltransferase domain-containing protein gives rise to the protein MADDDGYFGESTAATYEDFVAHRFRPEVVSPTVDVLAGLAGDGQAVELGIGTGRIALPLAARGVPVHGIDMSRAMVTRLRAKPGGDAVGVTIGDFATTRVAGAFSLAYLVFNTINCLTTQDAQVACFHNAADHLLPSGTFVVEAGVPELRKLPPGQTDVPFHISPTQWGVDTYDVATQAMTSHYVTLVDGQAEHSSTPFRYVWPAELDLMARLAGLRLRHRWADWSRAPFTAESGGHVSVWEKPID